A DNA window from Undibacterium sp. YM2 contains the following coding sequences:
- a CDS encoding GNAT family N-acetyltransferase yields the protein MNLKLEACTLNDAAQLAELRVLAMRPSLERVGRFDAERARQRLLQNFAAEYTRLIKHDGLLAGFLVLRPQDNDLLLDHLYLHPDFQQRRLGSAVIKLVQTEADELGKIIHVGALRDSEANRFYLRHGFVLREVAEFDNYYVRYPQADSRRCE from the coding sequence ATGAATTTAAAACTTGAAGCTTGCACGCTCAATGATGCCGCCCAGTTAGCTGAACTGCGCGTCCTCGCCATGCGCCCCAGTCTTGAACGCGTGGGCCGCTTTGATGCAGAGAGAGCACGGCAGCGTCTGCTACAAAATTTTGCAGCCGAATACACCAGGCTCATCAAGCATGATGGATTGCTGGCAGGCTTTTTAGTACTGCGTCCGCAGGACAATGATCTCTTGCTTGACCACCTTTACCTGCATCCGGATTTTCAGCAACGTCGTCTCGGCAGTGCAGTCATCAAACTGGTGCAAACAGAGGCCGACGAACTCGGAAAAATCATCCATGTTGGTGCCTTGCGTGATAGTGAGGCCAATCGGTTTTACCTTCGCCATGGTTTTGTTTTGCGTGAAGTAGCTGAGTTTGATAATTACTATGTACGTTATCCACAGGCTGATTCACGTAGGTGCGAATAG
- a CDS encoding DUF2314 domain-containing protein: protein MSEEQLIPVFIPALIALLVHAEDSKGEPLTHAEVLNIRDYANVMMMEKPHADALDESRGYDDIDPENCWYDWQMCRRKMGRQPELDPGARISMSKTDDEGMQQAFAQAQLSLPQFRQLIYSNTAREYHPLVKTKFTLADDNIFVWLLVVESNIEGFLAELFELPPALAGYEIGDTFKITNGAVVDWMINHNGKLHGGYTIRAHRATLDALEQEKLDRHLGVSRYL, encoded by the coding sequence ATGAGTGAAGAGCAACTGATTCCTGTTTTTATTCCCGCCCTGATTGCCCTGCTGGTGCATGCAGAAGATAGCAAAGGTGAGCCCCTGACGCATGCAGAAGTGCTGAACATACGCGATTACGCGAATGTCATGATGATGGAAAAACCCCATGCAGATGCACTTGACGAATCTCGCGGCTACGACGACATAGACCCGGAAAACTGCTGGTATGACTGGCAGATGTGCAGAAGAAAAATGGGCCGCCAGCCCGAGCTTGACCCCGGCGCCAGGATCAGCATGAGCAAGACCGATGACGAGGGCATGCAGCAAGCCTTTGCCCAGGCACAACTATCCCTGCCGCAATTCCGTCAACTGATCTACAGCAACACAGCAAGAGAATATCATCCCCTGGTCAAGACCAAATTTACATTAGCCGACGACAATATCTTTGTATGGCTATTGGTGGTCGAAAGTAATATAGAAGGTTTTCTGGCAGAATTATTTGAGTTACCACCAGCCCTGGCAGGCTATGAAATTGGCGATACCTTCAAGATCACCAACGGTGCCGTTGTCGACTGGATGATCAACCACAACGGCAAACTGCACGGTGGTTACACCATACGTGCTCACAGGGCAACGCTCGATGCTTTGGAACAGGAAAAACTGGACAGGCATCTGGGAGTTAGTCGCTACCTGTGA
- the pbpC gene encoding penicillin-binding protein 1C codes for MNKYLQIFKRRTQALLTHKKTWAAIIIVALSFIIADLCFPLPKPGRDSPYAMVVLARDGTPLRAFPDKDHIWRHAISLQEVSPYYVDALTQYEDRAFWWHPGINPLALTRAAWQWLHNGKIVSGGSTITMQVARIIDPTPHTLRGKLKQIARALQLEAHYSKKEILTLYLNYAPMGGVLEGVEAASRAYLGKPASRLTHAEAALLTVLPQLPSVLRPDRYPQRAQVARDKVIRRMEGNWSKDIIADALTEPVTAQVVREPLLAPLLALRMKQQAKRTKSQQTVIQTTVDTAIQQTVETLLADRIRQLPPHVSMAAMVMDNATFEVLGYAGSADFSDRERFSDVDMVRAARSPGSALKPFLYAFALDEGLIHSESLLSDTPQSFSGYQPGNFQQNFSGPVSVSEALVKSLNVPAVEVLEQLGSSNFVSMLRRGGLKLEFPRGATPNLSVILGGAGAKLEDMVGAYSSLARKGMAAVPRMTPAAPRKEQRMMSEGAAFIVRDILETGGPVARAVEGNGSYRGIAWKTGTSFGFRDAWAVGVSKRYTIGVWVGRPDGTPNPGFFGANVAAPLLVDIFTAIPDGRNTSPDVPPATVSQEKICWPLGTRASEQPEKLCPLQRTAWVLNGAAPPSFADRLKTASPIFTYFVDSQSGLRVAPECSKRSMDKLQAARWPSALEPWLDAGLRKVALPPAWSPDCASIYNADESIKIVGLSDGEILHRASGKEVPKARLEIRGSQAEVSWMVNGHLVSSKLANQSQIIEFPEAGRYDITAFDAYGRYDRISVSVTK; via the coding sequence ATGAACAAATACCTGCAAATTTTTAAACGACGTACACAAGCCTTGCTCACCCACAAAAAAACCTGGGCAGCAATCATCATCGTCGCCCTGAGCTTCATCATCGCCGACCTCTGCTTTCCCCTGCCCAAACCCGGTCGCGATTCCCCCTACGCGATGGTAGTCCTGGCCCGCGATGGCACGCCCCTGCGTGCCTTCCCAGACAAAGACCACATCTGGCGTCACGCCATTAGCCTGCAGGAAGTCTCGCCCTACTATGTCGATGCATTGACGCAGTATGAAGACCGGGCATTCTGGTGGCACCCTGGTATCAACCCGCTGGCATTGACACGGGCAGCGTGGCAATGGCTGCACAATGGCAAGATCGTATCTGGTGGTTCCACCATCACCATGCAGGTAGCACGCATCATAGACCCCACCCCGCATACCCTGCGCGGCAAGCTCAAACAAATTGCCCGTGCGCTGCAACTCGAAGCGCATTATTCAAAGAAAGAAATCCTGACCCTCTACCTCAACTATGCCCCCATGGGTGGCGTGCTCGAAGGTGTGGAAGCAGCCAGCCGTGCCTATCTCGGCAAACCTGCCAGCCGCCTCACGCATGCGGAAGCGGCGCTGCTGACGGTGTTGCCGCAATTACCCTCCGTCTTGCGACCAGACCGTTATCCACAACGTGCGCAAGTAGCGCGTGACAAAGTGATACGTCGCATGGAAGGCAACTGGAGCAAGGACATCATTGCCGATGCGCTGACTGAACCTGTTACGGCGCAGGTGGTGCGTGAACCTCTACTCGCGCCCTTACTCGCACTGCGCATGAAGCAGCAAGCAAAGCGCACCAAGAGCCAGCAAACCGTGATCCAGACCACGGTTGATACGGCAATCCAGCAAACCGTAGAAACCCTGCTGGCAGACCGCATACGACAATTGCCGCCACATGTGTCGATGGCTGCGATGGTGATGGACAATGCCACGTTTGAAGTGCTGGGCTATGCCGGTTCGGCAGACTTCAGTGACCGTGAGCGTTTCAGCGATGTTGATATGGTGCGGGCGGCGCGCTCGCCAGGTTCTGCCCTGAAACCCTTTTTGTATGCATTTGCACTCGATGAAGGTCTGATCCATTCAGAATCTTTATTGTCCGATACACCGCAATCTTTTTCTGGCTATCAGCCTGGCAATTTTCAGCAAAATTTCAGTGGCCCGGTCAGTGTGTCTGAAGCACTGGTGAAATCCCTGAATGTGCCTGCGGTTGAAGTGCTGGAACAACTGGGTTCATCGAATTTTGTCTCCATGCTCAGGCGCGGTGGTTTGAAACTGGAATTCCCGCGCGGTGCCACACCCAACCTCAGCGTAATACTTGGTGGCGCAGGCGCCAAGCTCGAAGACATGGTCGGCGCCTATTCTTCCCTCGCCCGCAAGGGCATGGCGGCCGTACCGCGTATGACACCCGCCGCACCGCGCAAGGAACAAAGGATGATGAGTGAAGGTGCCGCCTTCATCGTGCGCGACATACTGGAAACCGGCGGGCCGGTGGCGCGTGCCGTCGAAGGCAACGGCAGCTACCGTGGCATCGCCTGGAAGACTGGCACCAGCTTCGGTTTCCGCGATGCCTGGGCAGTCGGTGTCAGCAAGCGCTATACCATAGGCGTGTGGGTAGGGCGGCCAGATGGTACGCCGAATCCTGGCTTCTTTGGCGCGAATGTCGCCGCGCCTTTGCTGGTGGATATTTTCACCGCCATACCCGATGGCCGCAACACCAGCCCGGATGTGCCGCCAGCCACGGTAAGCCAGGAAAAAATCTGCTGGCCGCTCGGCACACGTGCCAGCGAACAACCAGAAAAACTTTGCCCGCTACAACGCACGGCCTGGGTTTTGAACGGCGCAGCCCCACCAAGTTTTGCTGACCGTCTGAAAACCGCTTCACCCATATTCACTTACTTTGTCGATAGCCAGAGCGGCTTGCGGGTAGCGCCTGAATGCAGTAAACGCTCCATGGACAAATTGCAGGCGGCCCGTTGGCCATCCGCACTCGAACCCTGGCTCGATGCAGGCCTGCGCAAGGTCGCCCTGCCACCAGCCTGGTCACCTGATTGCGCGAGCATCTACAATGCTGATGAAAGCATCAAGATAGTCGGCCTCAGCGATGGCGAAATCCTGCACAGAGCCAGCGGCAAGGAGGTGCCCAAAGCCAGGCTGGAAATCAGGGGTTCGCAGGCAGAAGTCAGCTGGATGGTGAATGGCCATCTTGTATCGAGCAAGCTGGCGAACCAGTCGCAGATCATAGAATTTCCTGAAGCAGGACGCTATGACATTACGGCCTTTGATGCGTATGGCCGCTATGACAGAATAAGCGTGAGCGTAACAAAGTAA
- a CDS encoding alpha-2-macroglobulin, whose amino-acid sequence MYFPHIKPQTRYVVQVQLGLPARNGKTLGSEARYSIVSAPVSPSYYFASNGMVLPAKQNGGLPVVTVNVPEVDVQFLRVKNDQLPRFLDRVINGKPKKADAAKTEGEEGEGGEDYNYDWKRSSLKGAVQVYQLDDLRNMSESVYLGRFMTEQKANKRSVTYISVEDIKELKEPGVYVAVMSQPGRFRYEYQTTYFYVSDLGLHTHLYDKSADAFVSSLTDGKAVAGVEVSWMDEAGKVLAKADTDGDGHVVFAEQPKTAKVLMARKGEQISVLALKEPALDLSEYDITGSPYKATRLFAYSGRNLYRPGEQFDVSVLARDADGRAVPAKAIQAKLKRPDGKDQFTATWRPDQRFGGYLVKRLELPADAPTGFWTLELRADPADKVPGTVFRFGVEEFLPERMKLDLSSKLANLAADSDYSVDVVGSYLYGAPAAGNRLLGVAQFERNKNPLAKQYPGFEFGDVTENEAKTRTELEESKLDDEGKASVDVDLSPIAKRRSPFTVRTTLSLLESGGRPVVRSMERTVWPAPVLVGLRPMFTGEYAPEGSPVEFEVIRADKDGKLQASPTLPVRLFREDRNYYWRFEDQRGWQSGFTETDELVETSAVAVPANGRGKLRLPVRYGRYRLEVLDPDTKMQAVYRFYVGWSARSDESQGVRPDKVAMKLDKPVYKDGDTARLTFTPPHKGEALITVEGDKTLWIKRMSVGADATTIDIPLNKDWKRHDLYVSAVVLRPGNEGDKVTPARALGIAHIPLDRADRKFAVTMEAPVKVLPDSTVKVKIKVPEAKGQKTMVTLSAVDVGILNITKFVSPDPHAFFFAKLRYGPDQHDIYGRLIEKMQGQKGKLKFGGDNTPKATKSLPKKVKLIDIFSGPVQLNEQGEAEIPLVIPDFNGTLRLMAVVAGGERFGAKDAEMTVAAPLIAELATPRFLSFGDTAIVALDLHNLSGAGQNLKVSINGGEALKLTETERSVSLKDQQKQTLRFPIEAKPVPGLHTITVNISGSGIKMERSFALTVQAPTPQTQITKRFTVKAGESLDIKEADLAGLHKASLLAHMVVSNKAPIDIRAAIQGLLTYPYGCAEQTTSTAYPHVFIDEEAAKRFGLKPYTREQRVEMLDKAIARLATMQAPNGGFSLWGNVSEYEYWLSAYVTGFLVDAREQGFGVPDAMYNKALDFLLRGLQDGVARMPASPKPVAASTTGTSNLWEENRVRDNSHFGVLAAGAYVLSRQNKAPLATLRQMHDARGNAQSGLALIQLGIALKQMGDKARSDVALAEGVKKGRDNGYWWYDYGSNLRDAALSYALLDRHQIKLDGRDNLIGVIANEMEKHRYYSTQEKLALFLVGRSYSTGETAPWTGTLAVAGKTDELSAKATLFRELQASELSAGVKLSNNSKDNLYVELSMNGNPVKLPPAKSDVIELSRKMYAPDGSEIGNRPLKVGETIIMRITARSRNAMGTGMIVDRIPAGLEIENTNIVQGEQMGVVTIDKLNPAEAMQDPHIKHVEFRDDRFVAAVRMDWNVLNLFYRVRVVTPGKFVIPPLYAEDMYRPDLYGQTGGTDVLTVVESGK is encoded by the coding sequence TTGTACTTCCCGCATATCAAGCCACAGACCCGTTATGTCGTCCAGGTGCAGCTGGGCCTGCCTGCGCGCAATGGCAAGACCCTGGGTAGTGAAGCACGTTATTCGATAGTCTCTGCACCGGTTTCCCCTTCGTATTACTTCGCCAGCAATGGCATGGTCTTGCCTGCCAAACAGAATGGCGGCTTGCCTGTTGTTACTGTGAACGTGCCGGAAGTCGATGTGCAATTCCTGCGTGTCAAAAATGACCAGTTGCCTCGCTTCCTGGACCGCGTCATCAATGGCAAACCGAAAAAAGCCGATGCCGCAAAAACCGAAGGTGAAGAAGGCGAAGGCGGGGAGGACTACAACTATGACTGGAAGCGCAGCAGCCTGAAAGGTGCGGTCCAGGTTTACCAGCTCGATGATTTGCGCAATATGTCTGAAAGCGTCTATCTTGGCCGTTTCATGACCGAGCAAAAAGCCAATAAGCGCAGCGTCACCTATATCTCGGTGGAAGACATCAAGGAACTCAAGGAACCCGGCGTGTATGTCGCCGTCATGAGCCAGCCTGGCCGCTTCCGTTATGAATACCAGACCACGTATTTCTATGTGTCCGACCTGGGCCTGCATACGCATCTGTATGACAAATCTGCCGATGCCTTTGTCAGCTCGCTGACTGATGGCAAAGCCGTTGCCGGTGTTGAAGTTTCATGGATGGATGAAGCGGGCAAAGTACTGGCCAAGGCCGATACCGATGGTGATGGTCATGTGGTTTTTGCCGAACAACCAAAAACTGCCAAGGTCTTGATGGCACGCAAGGGTGAGCAGATTTCTGTACTGGCGCTGAAGGAACCTGCGCTTGATTTGTCTGAATACGATATCACTGGCTCGCCTTACAAGGCGACGCGCCTTTTTGCGTATTCCGGTCGTAATCTGTATCGCCCCGGCGAGCAATTCGATGTGTCTGTGCTGGCACGTGATGCCGATGGCCGCGCCGTGCCTGCCAAGGCCATACAGGCCAAACTGAAACGCCCGGATGGCAAGGACCAGTTCACTGCAACATGGCGGCCAGACCAGCGCTTTGGTGGTTACCTCGTCAAGCGCCTGGAATTACCAGCCGATGCTCCTACCGGTTTCTGGACCCTGGAATTGCGTGCCGACCCGGCTGACAAGGTGCCGGGCACGGTATTCCGCTTCGGTGTAGAAGAATTCCTGCCAGAACGCATGAAGCTGGATCTGTCCAGCAAACTGGCGAATTTGGCGGCTGACAGTGACTATAGCGTCGATGTAGTCGGTAGCTACCTGTACGGTGCACCGGCAGCAGGTAACCGCCTGCTGGGCGTGGCCCAGTTTGAACGCAATAAGAATCCGCTGGCCAAGCAATACCCAGGTTTTGAATTTGGTGATGTCACCGAAAATGAAGCCAAGACCCGTACTGAACTCGAGGAAAGCAAGCTCGATGATGAAGGCAAGGCATCCGTCGATGTCGATCTTTCACCTATCGCCAAACGCCGCTCCCCCTTCACAGTACGCACTACCCTGAGCCTGCTGGAAAGCGGTGGCCGCCCAGTCGTGCGCAGCATGGAACGCACAGTCTGGCCAGCCCCTGTGTTGGTAGGCCTGCGCCCCATGTTCACCGGTGAATATGCGCCTGAAGGCAGCCCGGTGGAATTTGAAGTCATACGTGCTGACAAGGATGGCAAATTGCAGGCATCACCAACCTTGCCGGTACGCCTGTTCCGCGAAGACCGCAATTACTACTGGCGCTTTGAAGACCAGCGCGGCTGGCAGTCTGGCTTTACCGAAACCGATGAACTGGTTGAAACCAGTGCCGTTGCCGTGCCCGCCAATGGCCGTGGAAAATTGCGCCTGCCAGTGCGCTATGGCCGCTACCGCCTCGAAGTGCTGGACCCTGACACCAAGATGCAAGCTGTGTATCGCTTCTATGTAGGCTGGAGCGCCCGCAGTGATGAAAGCCAGGGCGTACGTCCTGACAAGGTCGCCATGAAGCTGGATAAACCCGTCTACAAGGATGGAGACACAGCACGCCTGACGTTCACCCCGCCACACAAGGGTGAAGCCCTGATCACGGTAGAAGGTGACAAGACCCTGTGGATAAAACGCATGTCTGTAGGTGCAGATGCAACGACCATCGATATCCCGCTCAACAAGGACTGGAAACGCCACGACCTGTATGTCTCTGCCGTGGTTCTGCGCCCAGGCAATGAAGGTGACAAGGTGACACCGGCGCGTGCACTGGGTATCGCGCATATCCCGCTGGACAGGGCAGACCGCAAATTTGCCGTGACCATGGAAGCACCAGTCAAAGTGCTGCCTGACAGCACCGTCAAGGTAAAAATCAAGGTGCCGGAAGCCAAGGGCCAAAAAACCATGGTGACCCTGTCGGCAGTGGATGTGGGCATTTTGAATATCACCAAATTTGTCTCGCCTGATCCTCATGCTTTCTTCTTTGCCAAATTGCGTTATGGCCCGGACCAGCATGATATCTATGGCCGCCTCATAGAAAAAATGCAGGGCCAGAAAGGCAAGCTGAAATTTGGTGGTGACAACACGCCCAAAGCCACCAAGAGCTTGCCGAAGAAGGTCAAACTCATCGACATCTTCAGCGGCCCTGTGCAACTGAATGAACAAGGTGAGGCCGAAATACCGCTGGTCATCCCCGACTTTAACGGCACTTTGCGCCTGATGGCAGTGGTGGCCGGTGGCGAGCGCTTTGGTGCCAAGGATGCCGAGATGACGGTGGCCGCACCGCTGATAGCCGAGCTGGCAACGCCACGCTTCCTGTCTTTTGGTGACACTGCCATCGTCGCACTGGATTTGCATAATCTCTCGGGTGCAGGACAAAACCTGAAAGTCAGCATCAATGGTGGCGAAGCCCTGAAACTGACAGAAACCGAACGCAGCGTGAGCCTGAAAGACCAGCAAAAACAAACCCTGCGCTTCCCTATCGAAGCCAAGCCAGTGCCGGGTTTGCATACCATTACTGTTAATATCAGCGGCTCTGGCATCAAGATGGAAAGAAGTTTTGCGCTTACCGTGCAAGCTCCTACACCACAGACCCAGATCACCAAACGCTTTACGGTGAAAGCCGGTGAATCGCTGGATATCAAGGAAGCTGACCTGGCAGGCTTGCACAAGGCATCGTTGCTGGCACACATGGTGGTATCGAACAAGGCACCGATCGATATCCGCGCTGCCATCCAGGGCTTGCTAACTTACCCCTACGGCTGCGCCGAGCAAACCACCAGTACCGCTTACCCGCATGTATTCATTGATGAAGAAGCCGCCAAACGCTTTGGACTCAAGCCCTATACACGCGAGCAAAGGGTAGAGATGCTGGACAAGGCCATCGCCCGCCTGGCCACCATGCAGGCACCGAATGGCGGCTTCAGCCTGTGGGGTAATGTGTCGGAGTATGAGTACTGGTTGTCTGCCTATGTCACCGGCTTTTTGGTAGATGCACGTGAGCAGGGCTTTGGTGTGCCGGATGCGATGTATAACAAGGCATTGGACTTCCTCCTGCGCGGTTTGCAGGACGGGGTGGCACGCATGCCAGCGAGCCCCAAACCGGTAGCAGCCTCCACTACTGGCACCAGCAACCTGTGGGAAGAAAACCGCGTGCGTGACAATAGCCATTTCGGTGTACTGGCAGCAGGTGCTTATGTGCTGTCACGCCAGAACAAGGCACCACTGGCCACCTTGCGCCAGATGCATGATGCGCGTGGCAATGCACAATCCGGCCTTGCGCTGATACAACTGGGCATCGCCTTGAAGCAAATGGGCGACAAGGCGCGCAGCGATGTCGCTCTGGCCGAAGGTGTCAAGAAAGGCCGTGACAATGGTTACTGGTGGTATGACTACGGCAGCAACCTGCGTGATGCAGCCCTGTCGTATGCCTTGCTGGACAGGCACCAGATCAAGCTGGATGGCCGCGATAACCTGATCGGTGTCATCGCCAACGAGATGGAGAAACACCGTTACTACAGCACCCAGGAAAAACTCGCCCTGTTCCTGGTAGGCCGTTCTTACAGCACGGGAGAAACAGCGCCATGGACAGGTACCCTGGCCGTTGCAGGCAAGACGGATGAATTGTCAGCCAAGGCCACGTTGTTCCGTGAATTGCAGGCCAGTGAATTGTCTGCCGGTGTCAAGCTCAGCAATAACAGCAAAGACAATCTGTATGTGGAATTGTCGATGAACGGCAACCCGGTCAAACTGCCACCTGCGAAGAGCGACGTCATAGAACTGAGCCGCAAGATGTATGCACCAGATGGTTCTGAAATCGGTAACCGTCCTTTGAAAGTAGGCGAAACCATCATCATGCGCATCACAGCCCGCAGCCGCAACGCCATGGGCACAGGCATGATCGTCGACCGTATCCCGGCTGGCCTGGAAATCGAAAACACCAACATCGTCCAGGGTGAACAGATGGGTGTGGTCACGATAGACAAACTGAACCCCGCAGAAGCCATGCAGGACCCGCACATCAAGCATGTAGAGTTCCGTGATGACAGGTTTGTGGCAGCAGTACGCATGGACTGGAATGTACTGAACCTGTTCTACCGCGTGCGGGTAGTGACGCCAGGTAAATTCGTCATACCGCCGCTGTATGCAGAAGATATGTACAGACCGGATTTGTATGGGCAAACCGGTGGGACAGATGTGTTGACTGTGGTGGAGAGTGGGAAGTAG
- a CDS encoding protein tyrosine phosphatase family protein, with protein MSTSLSTYLCTAFLGLSTVLCTGLSTGAHAQNTQNIDAPNVVPITAKLTSSGQPTAKALESLSAQGYEAVIYLAPPHVSDAVREENIIVGRQNMLFVNIPIVFNKPAVSDYETFAAILQSLGNKKVLVHCQVNMRASTMLFLYRVVVGKEDPSIAYESVSKVWTPSGPWKQLMLDVLQKHKINFEPY; from the coding sequence ATGTCCACAAGCTTATCTACATACTTATGCACCGCTTTTCTGGGCTTGTCCACAGTCTTATGTACAGGCTTATCCACAGGTGCCCATGCACAAAACACACAAAACATTGATGCACCCAATGTTGTCCCCATCACCGCGAAACTGACCAGCTCAGGCCAGCCCACTGCCAAGGCGCTGGAAAGCTTGTCTGCGCAAGGCTATGAAGCTGTCATCTACCTGGCCCCGCCGCATGTCTCTGATGCCGTGCGTGAAGAGAACATCATCGTCGGCCGCCAGAACATGTTGTTTGTGAATATCCCGATAGTTTTCAACAAGCCAGCCGTCAGCGACTACGAAACCTTTGCTGCCATCCTGCAAAGCCTGGGAAATAAAAAGGTGTTGGTGCACTGCCAGGTGAACATGCGTGCATCCACCATGCTCTTTTTGTACCGCGTGGTGGTCGGCAAGGAAGACCCGTCCATAGCCTATGAATCAGTCAGCAAGGTCTGGACACCGAGCGGGCCCTGGAAGCAACTGATGCTGGATGTCTTGCAAAAGCACAAGATCAATTTTGAACCTTACTGA
- a CDS encoding SgcJ/EcaC family oxidoreductase, which translates to MHNEGTEQASAAATSILNNIRLWQDATAAGDVDKLLDLMDEEVVFLVAGHPPMKGRELFAQNLRNILQTHHIASSSQIQEIVVQANLAYAWSYLQVEIIPKQAGQHMKRAGNVLSIWRLQADGKWRISRDANLLTLETRNESGA; encoded by the coding sequence ATGCACAATGAAGGAACCGAGCAAGCCAGCGCAGCAGCCACGAGCATATTGAACAATATCCGGTTATGGCAGGATGCTACCGCTGCCGGGGATGTGGATAAGTTGCTCGATTTGATGGATGAAGAAGTGGTATTCCTGGTGGCAGGCCATCCGCCGATGAAGGGCCGTGAACTATTTGCCCAGAACCTGCGCAACATCTTGCAGACACATCACATCGCTTCCAGCTCCCAGATACAGGAAATTGTCGTGCAGGCTAATCTTGCCTATGCCTGGTCTTACCTGCAAGTCGAGATCATCCCCAAGCAGGCGGGCCAGCACATGAAGCGTGCCGGGAATGTGCTGAGTATCTGGCGCTTGCAGGCAGATGGCAAATGGCGTATCAGCCGTGACGCGAATTTGCTGACGCTGGAAACCCGGAATGAGTCTGGAGCATGA
- a CDS encoding riboflavin synthase subunit alpha, translating into MFTGIVQGIARIATLNDKTGLRTYQLEFPDGFCKDLEIGASVAVDGVCLTVTALHGDNAAEFDVMQQSLAITTLGEYAQDGRVNVERAAKDGAEIGGHPLSGHIDFKAHIAQIRELENNYVIRIAVPPEWLRYIFAKGYIAINGASLTIAEVNRQEGWFEVWLIPETLRMTVFAEKKTGASLNIEIERTTQVVVDTVRSMLAETLGPLMPALESLLAQQGKDLGQILQAQVPPPK; encoded by the coding sequence ATGTTTACAGGCATAGTACAGGGCATAGCCCGCATCGCAACACTGAATGACAAGACCGGCTTGCGCACTTATCAGCTGGAATTTCCCGATGGTTTTTGCAAGGACCTGGAAATCGGTGCCAGTGTCGCCGTTGACGGCGTTTGCCTGACCGTGACCGCCCTGCATGGCGACAACGCCGCAGAATTTGATGTCATGCAGCAAAGCCTGGCGATTACCACGCTCGGTGAATATGCCCAGGATGGCCGCGTCAATGTAGAACGCGCCGCCAAGGATGGCGCCGAGATTGGTGGCCACCCCTTGTCTGGCCATATCGACTTCAAAGCCCATATCGCCCAGATACGCGAGCTGGAAAACAATTACGTGATACGCATCGCCGTGCCACCAGAATGGCTGCGCTATATCTTCGCCAAGGGCTATATCGCCATCAATGGTGCCAGCCTGACGATAGCCGAAGTCAACCGCCAGGAAGGCTGGTTTGAAGTCTGGCTGATCCCCGAGACCCTGCGCATGACCGTCTTTGCCGAGAAAAAAACCGGGGCCAGCCTGAACATAGAAATTGAACGAACCACCCAAGTCGTGGTCGATACAGTACGCAGCATGCTGGCAGAAACCCTGGGGCCGCTGATGCCGGCACTGGAAAGCCTGCTGGCGCAACAAGGCAAGGACCTCGGGCAAATCCTGCAAGCCCAGGTGCCACCGCCCAAATAA